The genomic stretch GGGTTTACAAAAAGTCGCCTAGAATGTGTTTGATTGCCAGTTCTGCGTGGAAGACGTACGCTGATGAACTTTGCAATAGGAACACGCGCATGTAAGATAGCAATTGACCTCACAAGGAAACGCTGGTAACAATGACAGGATTAAACTGAGAGGTTTTTCGGGGGCATGTTTTGTTTGTATATCTTTTAGATGCAAGGAGTTGATCGGTACTGGTCCATGCAATGAGATTCATTGATATTGATTTTAGTAATTTATGTAGCGTCTATCACTTCAAATTAAACGATATAGGAACACGTTCAGATGCATTATGCAGGGAGACGTGACAGTTCAAAGCCAGGACTTTATGCAGTCAAGTGAGGAAAACCGTCATTGATTATACTTCTTTATGATAGAAGCAACGCATATGTCGACCAGATCTTATCGAATTTTATCACTGCACTCGATTTTATACACCGTTATCTTCTTTAGATCTTCCCTTCCCTTACACTACTAAATGTTCTGTCTCTTTAATAAAGAATACCTTATCATCAACATGATGATGAAAGAGTCGACTTTGTTTCAAAACTTTAGGTGCACTTACACTATCcctgttttgtttcttgtttctttttttgctcTTTGTGATCTTGCTTTTTTAGATCTTTGTACACACCTCTTTAACAAATTTGATTGCTTTTTTCACCGCAGGATTCCTATGCATTATGCCGTGTTTTCAGGAAAACAATACAAACtcccaaaacaaaagaagagaaaaatgttggtgatgAAGAGAGGGATGCAGCGTGGGTCTCAGAAGAACAATTGTTGGGGGATAACACATGCCGCATTGAAATTTCCAAAGGGAGAGAAGCTGAAGGTGAAAATTTCAACAATGACTATTGTAAATTCCCATCTGAAACATCTTCCTCAGATGTCACCCAAGGGACTCCAATTGAAACTGCAACAGCCGATGACTTGCAAGCTCCAATTGCCTCGGATGAAGCCAATAGCTCAGCTAACATTTACTCGGTGGGCGTGGATTTCTCGTCGAATCTAATTCAGGTACATTAACAAATTTCTTTCATAAATGAATTTGATTTCTTTATGTTGATAGAATTAGAACTAGTAGATGTCGGTGCaataattagtaatttgatAATTGCGTATAGATGCATGAAAAGATAATAGAAAAACATTGGTTCACTGCTGGAATGGGCCATACCAATAATTAACTCATCTTTTCTGATCATGACATGATTATCTCTTTTGCCAATACTGCATTTCCTGCAATGTTCTGCTTTTATTAAAGCTTCATGCTCACACCAGGGAAAATAGCGTGTGGTTGTGTCTCGCACACAATGAAAGTACAGTCATCGGGGCGCTATGTGTTGGAAATGGCCCACAAAACAAGCCctttgagttttttctttcttttgatccGAAGTTAAAGCAGCAAAAGTTGGAAGCAATGAACTCCATATCTTTTCCTAAAGCTTCCTTCTGAAAATACCTCAAACACTGACTCCAATTGGCTTTTTCACCATCTTCAACATCTTCTTTTGACTGACTCAAACAtaattcaaagttcaaacatCTTTCTTCCTGATTTTTCTCTCTGGGTCTACTGCATACATATATGACACCTCAAACATCGCTATTTCCGATGCATATGTTTCCCCACTAGAGTTAATTTTCTAATTCAAAAGATGTTGCTAGGTTGACTGTTTTACTCAACAACAATGCTCAAAAGGATTGGATTTTCCCCCCGCCCAATTCCTTTTTTTCGTTTCCAACGATGTTATTAATCACACAACACTGTGGATGCAGGATATGCAGATGCCATTCTACTCAAGCTTGCTCTATCAATTTCCGTACCCTTCTTTAGAACTAGAGGACTTCCCACAGATTAACATCGCCGAGTGTGTGAAGCCATCAAAGCCTGAAATTAGCGACGAATACATGATGTACAAGGATTGCATGGACGGAACATTAGAACAACTATGCTCCTCTCAAGACAACTCCGATATTGTACTCCCCCATGCAAGACTAATTTAGGGCCACTAACTACTGAGATGACCTCTCGAAGTAACAATTATTTGATATGTTACTTACAGTTGCTGTATTACCACCAAAATTCATATTACAGGCGTAGGATAATATATTGTGATGGGCTAcataacatggaaaaaaaatatatgaaaagaaaagtgagGATTATTTTGCGTTATGACAGGTCAAAGCACGCCATCATTTGcttttctgttattttcttcccgtttatttttttatacgatTGTTCATACTTCTCGATcggtcaaattgaaaataaatcggATGAACATGTGTGATGTGGTGTGCCATTGAGAAATTCGTGATCGGATTTCtttgtggaaaaaaaacaattgtttctGCCAAGGTACGTAAATGAACACAAAATATATCTTTctgcaataattttttagtttgagGACACTCCTTCCGTCTCTTCTTGTTTTTcgctttttgcttttcttttcgctttttttccatttttttaatggaataacatatttgcaaaattatatttacaagATACTTAATTAAAGATTCGATGcggttagatattttttaaaataaaaaaaactatgtgtatatttttttaacatatttttgtatttaattttttaaaaataaataaataaataaatatacttatatgtaattaaataaattgagaattatgtgtgttaataaaaaataattaaaaataaaaaaaatataaatcaagatatttaatatcgtAAGATGAAATATTTACCTGattgtgtttgctaaatttatttattaaaataatttttttattcagtaaatatgttaaataatgtttagatatttttcttttatattttttaaaaattaactttactCGCAGCAGAACAACAAACTAATAATATTAGTGTGAAAGGAAAATTCAACTGCTTGGAGATGCAATATGTTGGTGATATATCAAAAtgggaaaaagaaagagtttgGAGACCCCAGAGATTTCCTCGAAGCCCATTGGATGAACATAAGCAGACACGAGATGCCTTGCAGATAATCGATTGATATGATCTCCAATGATTAAACTAGCGTGCGTGCTTGTAATTCAATTAGCACGCATCTTTTCTTTTGAGGTAAATCCGGGCATAAAAAAAAGGCGGGAATAAATCCGAGCAGACAATTTTAGAAGACTTGTGTGCAGTGGTGACAAATGGGTAATAAAACAATTATCCGTTATTTACAGTGCTCATTTTCATCTGGAATGAATAtcaaaagttttaataaaattttatgtttgaaatttatttttagtgctaagaattgaattataaataaaatttaatttctaaaaatattataaaaaataaatcaaaagtcaatttctcttttttatagtTTCAAAGTTGggaaatttaatgttaaaattaagttttttaaaatactcatcgaacttttttgtttttttaaaaaatatttgaagaaatAAGATATAGAtaacatagaaaataaaatgaattaaattgtatttttttaaaaaatacatggatttaatttatttatgaattaaattcaaatagaacactataattaaatttaattaccgTAAAAAAAACTGATCTCAAACAACCTAAAAGTTTAACCATGTTTAAttgaaatgaatatttaacATACATGCAGGGGTTCAATTGTTAGAAATGCCGATACAAGGActgaaaactataaaataatatgaattgaaaaactTCCAATTGAGAGCGTAtctgtaagaaaaataaaatacaatcacCACCATAAATCTGTAAAAAGCTTTTAGCTGCATTTTCCAAATGAGTTGCCTATCCAAAGATTCCAAACCCACCTAAATTTAATTTGGATATCAACGAACATAGGACCCCACAcacacgagagagagagagagagagagagagagagagagagagagagagcccaATGAAGACCCAAGGAACATCTCACGCTCTCGCTTTCAGAGCAGATGTGCGAGAAGTTCATACTTGGAAGGTTTCTTGCTTGTCTgataggagagagagagagagagagagagagagagagagttctaTCGTATACAAAATGTTTCGAGATTAGCACATGACAGCAGGAAGAAAAGTGAGAGGTCTCTGATTCGGATTCTCGCTCTATAAAAAGCAACATCAAGAAAATGTACATGAGCAGATGAAGAGCCGAAGGACGGGCTTCTCCAGGTCAGTAGAGCAAGACTTTTGCATCGACGGGAACAGAGGCTGCAAGTAGAGTCTCATGAGTCATGACCATGTCGACAGCTCCCGTCTTCAACCAACGGGAAGCAGAGACGAGAGTTTTATGGGCTGGATCATATAAAGGGTAAATGGGCCTTCCGACAGTGGTAATTTTGTGGGCCCTGTTGGTAGCTGGTGCAATAATTATCCTGCACGGCCTGGATGGTTAAAATCCGGGTGGTCGCCATGGGAGTGAGCAGAAGCAAATTAATTAGCTGTCCAGCGAATAGACTTcaaacatttattattttttacgaaGATAAGGACGGGCTTCTCCAGGTCAGTAGAGCAAGACTTTTGCATCGACGGGAACAGAGGCTGCAAGTAGAGTCTCATGACCATGTCGACAGCTCCCGTCTTCAACCAACGGGAAGCAGAGACGAGAGTTTTATGGGCTGGATCATATAAAGGGTAAATGGGCCTTCCGACAGTGGTAATTTTGTGGGCCCTGTTGGTAGCTGGTGCAATAATTATCCTGCACGGCCTGGATGGTTAAAATCCGGGTGGTCGCCATGGGAGTGAGCAGAAGCAAATTAATTAGCTGTCCAGCGAATAGACTTcaaacatttattattttttacgaaGATAAAGTCTAAAAAGGCACCTAATGATTATTTAACGGTTTAAAATTGCAATTTTaactgtgttttttaaataattaacgGAGCCGAATGGACGGGCTTCTCCAAGTTTAAAATTGCacctaatatatttatttgaataattactATTATACTTCTAAacatctctataaaaaaaaaagtttaatgccGATTGTCTATGGGATTCAATTCATCACTCAATTTTAcataagcaaaataaatatgGGAATAATATTGCTCAAGATATCGCTTTGCATTAAATTTaatcacaataaaaattatatttactgGATGTCTTATATAACCATATTTACATTTATGataatataagtttttgtaattttttttttgagttaaataGAAGTTGAACTCGTATAAAATAAGAGGTCtattaataatttaacataGTAAAGGGAAgtcaattcaaataaaaaaaattaaaaaatctacatCCAAATGATGGATAATTCAGAAAGTATTCGTACATGTtcgtaaataaaaaacataatctgTGAGATGTTCAACAGGTCTTTCTcgaattcattaaaaattagtGTTATTCTCTAACACCAATACAAGAAATGTTAGACTTAGCagcacatttaatttttttcgccATAGGCCAAAACTATGCATTTGCATATAGCATCGATATAAAAGATTGCCATAAAAGTTTTTACATATATCTTTACATATGAACTCAGCATCCAATGGGTACTTtcaaatttaaacaattaatgCTCTTAATTGATACcactaatattatatatttcacGCTCAAAATAAGTTGCTAGCGACAAATTGaagcatttttttcttcaaatatatattttgggatGCCGGAACTGAGCAAAACCTACCGGCAATGTAGCACTAGGTACATACACGCACGTGGAGGCCTAAAAGTTCCATGCAAGATCATCCATGGAGCTAAGATCACGACACATTGAACCAGGCAATAATATTGTGGAGTCGACAAACTCAAGATCGTAACTAGTAGTGTCAAATGAAGCATCCATATTGTCGTGAACACCTTTAGTATTATCCATGATTTGTGTGTCACAAATCTTGTTTGGCTGGTTTTCTTGATCCTGTGATTGCATAACTTCGAATATTTTTGCTGCATCAAAGGGCTCACCAATGATATTAGTTCTCCAAAAGCAGTTCTCATCCAAGAGACCGAACCCAGTTGGGTtcactgaagacgaagatgaagAGGAAATGAGTGTGTTCTCAATGGATGATAAACAAGGAAAAATGGAAGAATCCTGGGAATTTTGAGTGTTTTCATTCCAAATGACACTAGGGTTTTGATAACCAGTGGTGGCCGGCAAGGGCAAGCTGGTAGTGGTCTGTAGCAATGGTGGTTGAGTACTGCTATTAGAAGGATAAGGGGAAGGTAGTGTTAGAATAGGAGGGTTTATCTCCATGGAATAATCTTTCATCTTTGAATCCAGGGTGATAATTGAAAAGGGTTGCTGGTTAGATTGTGATATATTGCATGCAATCTTATTAGCTGCTCTCTGATGAGAAGGGATCAAGTTGTGAGTTTTTGGGTCCAAGCCTTGTGCCatgagttttttctttatgcatgaaTTCCAGAAATTCTTCACCTCATTGTCTGTCCTTCCCGGAAGATGTTTTGCTATCTGAGCCCATCTGTTGCaagtatatatacatataaattaagTACTTGTAGTGAAATTACAGTGAAAGTGATAAGGTAAGTAGTTCTACTCTATCCATGTCATCATCTAGTGATCTATTGTCCCCATGGTTAATTAGAAacgtgttttgattttgttttgtttttgaattttctatACACAGTTTTATTGAGACTCGAATGATCCTCACCTGTTGCCTAAAATTCTATGGACATCTATGATGATCTGCTCTTCTTCCGCAGAAAAGGAACCCCTCTTGAGCTCCGGTCTCAAGTAGTTTATCCATCTCAGACGGCAACTCTTACCGCACCTTTTTAAACCTGCAAGTACAAAGCAATAACGCATATCAAAAATAGATCAGAtagcttgatttttatttcaaatgcaTGCAAAAAAGGGTATCAGAACACACACCAGCAAATTTAGGGACAGAACTCCAGCTTCCATGACCGTGGCTGGTGATATATTTGACAAGCTTCTCATCTTCTTCAGGAGACCACAACCCTCTCTTAACTTTCTGTTTGTTGCAGCACCTGTGGCCCATCTCAATCCTCCAGTAATCCCTTCTTCAGTCGACCCACTATACTTCCTGCAGCCTAGGAAGCTCAATTTATATCCTTGTCTGGATATATACTAGCTAGTATATACAAGAGCACTGGACTTGTTTACTTAGGCACGATATGTACCCAAAGGAATAATGGTGAAGGGAAAGAAAACACGGTGACTGACAAGCGCTTGATTTTCCAAGAAATACAGGCCAGGTGTCAAGTACTCATGCAACGGGATATAGTGATTTTGAGAGCAGGCGAGATTTATTGGCTTGATTGGGAGATTGATCAAGTGGCGCATATGTTTGTATTGTGTTTTCGAATTGCTCATAGTTATactattttgttaatatatataatattgatttGCATTGCTAAAATCCCAGCTCTAACCACGCAGGTCCCActtgaaaagagagagagagaggaacagAAGGTTGATCGTTTCTGTCAAGCTGAGTAGTATTTATATATGATTACTTCCAAGCATTTCTCTAATTAGAATAGTATCCTTGAGGTGTCCTTGATTGCTCAGTTTAATTACGTTTCTATGATGTGATTCTCATAGTCCATTTATTCATAATTATGCCCTACATCTCTATATATATGACTTAATCACacacatcatatatatatatatatatatatatatatgaagaggaagaagaagaagaagaagaagaattcagCAAACCCTACAAGTTATAAAAGGCAAACATATCGGAAATGTGCTGGAATTCAAACTTGAGGTTCACTCATGACCACTACGTCTAATTGAGTGCATTGGTGTCCTTCTCTCCGGTCATTGCTCTTCCATCATTTCGTAACAGTTGAGTGATCCCGAAAATGAACTTAACATGTTATTTCAAGAAGAAGATAGCTTTTCTTACAATTTGCTTTGCATGAATATTAGATgttaattaagaaatataataatatttttaaattcttaaaaaattggagtgaaataaagaagaaaatcaattcaACACCATTCAAATACAATATCTTTTTATTCGAAAATCTAGAAAACAGTTTTTTAAATCTGTAccgagtttgaaaaataaattttagaggCCTTtcatagtttttcaaataaaaaaattaaaattataaataatacagtacttttcttttataaacatgcaattttttagtagtgtaagacatttttttttttaaacagttATTTAATTAgtgtaataagttttttttattataaatctaataatgtagaaatatttcattttttttgagttaacaagtataaatttttcttgatttttttttatttttaataaaataaaatttatatttgtataattagattatcataaatataaaatattaagatgactattatatataaattctgatttttttatatataaaaatagctaTAATCTTGATATTGTTTTGTGCAAAAATTCTTACCGTTCTTATTAAATCACTATTTCTATCAACAccatgaaaacaaatttaaagaaaaatgaatatatacGGTGGCCGGCCCGTTTGGGGATGAACCTAAAAATGTGCTCTTCATAATTCGGGCTAGCTATCTTTCAAGAAACTTGACGAAATTACGTTATTCATTGCATCGACACCTTTGAAATTTACCAGTTAATCTCTGCTGGTAAGTAAGTCTGTATTTTACATTATCATCATCTAAAGATAGtctcatgaagagagagagagagagagatcccTACCGTCCAATTAAGAATTCTATCTTCAACGCACTTGGAGAGCTAGCTTGATCGTGTCGAGTAATTTATTGACTGAAGAAACATGCTGTCTTGGCAACTTTAGTAAGCATTGATTATTCATTACATGGCTTCACTAATTATCTGACTAAAATGCTTTTCTTGTAGCCATGATTAGTTATTTTTCCAAGCAAATAACACCAGCAAGAATGCTGCTTTATGGTTTTCTTAGTCATCATTTCtctttctaaatatattaaactcaTGGCGTTTTGCAGTCGATTGATGAAATACATTTGACAACGACGGGCATGAAGTGAAGTATAGAAGCTTGAAAGGAACTCATCCACGGTTTAATCAGGCAAATAAATAGTATTAAATTCAAGCATTACAATATTGTCGAGTGTCGAGGGATGGATTTTGTATTAgtttataggcaaaaataacAGTTTTTCAACCCTTTTCCTCAAGAAAGCTTTGCAAATGAAGTGTTGCTGTGGACAAAGAAGCTTGCACTTCAAAGTTCAACCTACTCTATACTTTAGCATAACCTTTGCACGTTAATCTTCAATGacttgactattttttttttttttgatttacgtggaTGTCCGGGCCAACATGACTTGACTATTTTGATTTTACGGGTTGCCTTCATGGAACCGGTTTGGCATGTAGCAATCACACACACACGGTattgtactttttaaaaatttattctcgATTGATACGTACGTGGATGTGTTTTTTCAACCGTTGTTATatgttatatgaaaataaaaaaaataaaattattaaatttaaaaaaaataataatttatataaaaaaatggttcAATGAACATACCATAAAATGTTGAGTTCGATTGTTGACAAACTACTATCCTTTTTTTTACGGTCTTTACTTTGTACGTGTGTCTTCACAAAAAGCTCTATTGAATCTGTCTCATGTCTAAGAGTCATAGCttgtaaggaaaaaatattattagttaaatatatttataaataataataaattaattaaaaatagatatgattaaaataaatattattattcgcTTCGCATGTGAAACGAACAGAACGGTGCTGCCGGTGAGTATGATAACCGAATCGTGAATTTGTCAGCTCTAGTTCCCCGCATTGGACTATGAGCGCCGTGCGAAACGTACGAACATCATGTATTGAATATATTTCACCCATATATTCCCTGGGATGTATGGTGACCTGAAATTTTGTTGATACAAGTGTCACCTTACTGTACGATTTGCTTTTTTGAACTCCATTGTAATTTCATCAATAACGGTGTCTATAACAACTTATATGTCATCaaattatttggattttttatattttttattccgaTAGGGATTCTCTCGACATATACTGATAATATATTTCTATCAATAAATACCTATGGAATTAGCGATGAAAAACATTTGGTCAGTAAAAATCAccttaaaatattaatggaaaAATTTGTTAgtctttttgtttgtatttattgatttttttggtatacttttgaatgacaaaaaaatataataaaaaataaatgctgaATATGCAATGGTGGGATATAATTTCGGGGCTGAGGAAACGATCCGGAAAATTAATGTTTGAATTGAGAAGGAATTATTACGTAaactttaaaacttttaaactttTCTCCTCTTGACCTTTCTTTTTCCCGCCCTTAACCAAACACCATTacaatgttaaaatttaattaatctctAAATGATGGTTACATGTTCTCTACTAACTATTCTTTCTCTTATTGTTAAATGATAACACATGAACGTTTTGCCCATTTAAGATAAAATCAGAACACGACTTTGatgtaattatttattatttatatatgaattatctaattttataaaattcctCGTTTTGCAATAATTTAtggtgagatttttttaaaaataattttaaatttcaacacAACATACTAGTATTTTAACTATACTATATTATACCTGCTAGTCATTTTTGGTGGGTAATTGCTAATTAAAACTGTAATCATCAACGTCAAGCATACAACAAGTACGTGTCACATGTCTTGGAGGTATTTTTAAcgtggaaatatttttttatgcggaatcttttatttcatcattcagtTGGCGATTTAAGACACGTGGACACAATCATCATGGACCGTCAACATGAAAAcgcttaattaataataaatttatagttatttaGTATCCAATAGTAATTCGAAATTTACTTTGGATTCTTTGAAGTCCCATAAACagtcccatttttttttttgataagcaatcattttaatttaataattaagtgttttgagtgtgtttgtttttgtaattaattttttgttaattttaaat from Populus alba chromosome 8, ASM523922v2, whole genome shotgun sequence encodes the following:
- the LOC118055762 gene encoding NAC domain-containing protein 54; the protein is MAPMSLPPGFRFHPTDEELVAYYLDRKINGHTIELEIIPEVDLYKCEPWDLPDKSFLPSKDMEWYFYSPRDKKYPNGSRTNRATSAGYWKATGKDRPVQSQKRPAGMKKTLVYYRGRAPHGIRTNWVMHEYRLIDSFCGNASSILKDSYALCRVFRKTIQTPKTKEEKNVGDEERDAAWVSEEQLLGDNTCRIEISKGREAEGENFNNDYCKFPSETSSSDVTQGTPIETATADDLQAPIASDEANSSANIYSVGVDFSSNLIQDMQMPFYSSLLYQFPYPSLELEDFPQINIAECVKPSKPEISDEYMMYKDCMDGTLEQLCSSQDNSDIVLPHARLI
- the LOC118055761 gene encoding uncharacterized protein, translated to MGHRCCNKQKVKRGLWSPEEDEKLVKYITSHGHGSWSSVPKFAGLKRCGKSCRLRWINYLRPELKRGSFSAEEEQIIIDVHRILGNRWAQIAKHLPGRTDNEVKNFWNSCIKKKLMAQGLDPKTHNLIPSHQRAANKIACNISQSNQQPFSIITLDSKMKDYSMEINPPILTLPSPYPSNSSTQPPLLQTTTSLPLPATTGYQNPSVIWNENTQNSQDSSIFPCLSSIENTLISSSSSSSVNPTGFGLLDENCFWRTNIIGEPFDAAKIFEVMQSQDQENQPNKICDTQIMDNTKGVHDNMDASFDTTSYDLEFVDSTILLPGSMCRDLSSMDDLAWNF